Proteins encoded together in one Coffea arabica cultivar ET-39 chromosome 2c, Coffea Arabica ET-39 HiFi, whole genome shotgun sequence window:
- the LOC113727427 gene encoding GDP-mannose 3,5-epimerase 2, which translates to MGSAGETNYGAYTYERLEREPYWPSGKLRVCITGAGGFIASHIARRLKTEGHYIVASDWKKNEHMTEDMFCHEFHLVDLRVMENCLIVTKAVDHVFNLAADMGGMGFIQSNHSVIMYNNTMISFNMIEAARINGVKRFFYASSACIYPEFKQLDTNVSLKESDAWPAEPQDAYGLEKLATEELCKHYNKDFGIECRIGRFHNIYGPFGTWKGGREKAPAAFCRKAITSTDKFEMWGDGLQTRSFTFIDECVEGVLRLTKSDFREPVNIGSDEMVSMNEMAEIVLSFEDKKLPIHHIPGPEGVRGRNSNNTLIKEKLGWAPSMRLKDGLRITYFWIKEQIEKEKGHGVDLSIYGTSKVVGTQAPVQLGSLRAADGKE; encoded by the exons ATGGGAAGCGCAGGAGAAACTAATTATGGTGCATACACATATGAAAGACTCGAGAGAGAACCTTACTGGCCCTCAGGGAAGCTAAGGGTATGTATCACTGGGGCTGGTGGTTTCATTGCTTCCCACATTGCCCGTCGTTTGAAAACTGAGGGACACTATATTGTTGCTTCTGACTGGAAGAAAAATGAGCACATGACAGAGGACATGTTCTGTCATGAGTTTCATCTTGTTGATCTCAGGGTCATGGAAAATTGCTTGATAGTCACTAAAGCAGTTGATCATGTCTTCAATCTTGCTGCTGATATGGGTGGAATGGGCTTTATTCAGTCCAATCACTCTGTTATTATGTATAATAACACAATGATCAGCTTTAACATGATTGAGGCTGCAAGGATTAATGGAGTAAAGAG GTTCTTCTATGCTTCCAGTGCTTGCATTTATCCTGAATTCAAGCAATTGGACACAAATGTAAGCCTGAAGGAATCTGATGCATGGCCTGCAGAG CCTCAAGATGCATATGGCCTGGAGAAACTTGCAACTGAAGAGTTGTGCAAGCACTACAACAAAGACTTTGGCATTGAGTGTCGTATTGGAAGGTTCCATAACATATATGGTCCATTTGGAACATGGAAAG GTGGCAGGGAAAAGGCTCCAGCTGCTTTCTGTAGAAAAGCAATTACTTCAACAGATAAGTTTGAGATGTGGGGAGATGGACTACAAACACGTTCATTCACTTTCATCGATGAATGCGTTGAAGGTGTTCTTAG ACTGACAAAGTCTGACTTCCGTGAGCCAGTAAATATTGGTAGTGATGAAATGGTAAGCATGAATGAAATGGCTGAGATTGTTCTTAGCTTCGAGGACAAGAAGCTGCCCATCCACCACATTCCTGGCCCTGAAGGTGTTCGTGGTCGTAATTCCAATAACACTCTAATCAAGGAAAAACTTGGTTGGGCTCCGAGTATGAGACTCAAG GATGGGCTGAGAATTACATACTTTTGGAttaaagagcaaattgaaaaggagaaaggtCATGGTGTGGATTTATCAATCTATGGCACTTCTAAGGTGGTGGGAACACAGGCTCCGGTGCAGCTTGGGTCACTTCGCGCTGCTGATGGCAAGGAGTGA
- the LOC140035737 gene encoding uncharacterized protein yields MNNLCEKFHFKQYNSSMYYAAANGLAETFNKTLCNLLKKIMDKSKRDRHLRIGEALWAYRTTFRTPTQATPYALVYGVEAVLPLEYQIPSLRIAIQEGLSEEDNVRLRLEELEALDEKRLEAQQRIECYQVRLSKAFNKHVRPRSFQIGELVLAVQRPIILTHGGQRKFTPKWDGPYVVREVYTNGSYKLVAEDGLRVGPINGKYLKRYYT; encoded by the coding sequence ATGAACAACCTTTGCgaaaagtttcatttcaaacaatACAATTCGTCCATGTACTACGCTGCTGCAAATGGACTCGCGGAAACATTCAACAAGACCTTATGTAATCTGTTGAAGAAAATCATGGATAAATCGAAAAGGGATCGGCATCTTCGAATTGGAGAAGCACTTTGGGCATACCGAACTACTTTTCGAACTCCCACACAAGCAACCCCATACGCGCTTGTTTACGGTGTTGAAGCTGTTCTTCCACTTGAGTATCAAATACCTTCGCTAAGAATTGCAATTCAAGAAGGGCTCAGTGAAGAAGATAATGTTCGTCTTCGCCTTGAGGAGTTAGAAGCACTTGACGAAAAGAGATTGGAAGCTCAGCAACGGATTGAGTGCTATCAGGTTCGCCTTTCAAAAGCATTCAATAAGCACGTCCGACCTCGCTCTTTCCAAATTGGAGAGTTAGTGCTCGCTGTTCAGAGACCAATCATTCTCACTCATGGCGGACAAAGAAAGTTTACTCCTAAGTGGGATGGTCCATATGTCGTTCGAGAAGTATATACAAATGGCTCATACAAGTTGGTTGCTGAAGATGGATTAAGGGTTGGCCCCATCAATGGCAAGTACCTAAAAAGGTACTATACGTAA
- the LOC113727428 gene encoding uncharacterized protein — MADGGLTILDGNQLRAVDLSPPSPDGAVTGAQLLELAESRVSASLFGLALPENLKSAVLRRLEIGDDFSSFSAKELDRENASSFLQNYVSIAADELKDDPMVLSILDGKALRIILEDEDDFAMLAENLFTDLDIEDRGKIRKSEIQNALLHMGIEMGVPPFAEFPRLSDILKKHGAEGEEELGQAQFAQLLQPVLQELADALTENHVVVVQNVKIINGSQLRKVLANEKLLNDVVDKIIQEKNGQADAKTTKELIRSFLQKNGKDLGLPPLRADEMVVLLYDAVFADVEETKNTPGSEENFMVVLKEILVRFAEQLEANPVFHDLGI, encoded by the exons atggcgGACGGAGGTTTAACAATTTTGGACGGAAATCAACTGAGAGCCGTGGACTTGAGTCCGCCGTCACCCGACGGCGCCGTGACCGGAGCTCAGCTCTTGGAGTTGGCAGAATCGAGAGTCTCCGCCTCTCTCTTCGGCCTCGCATTGCCGGAGAACCTCAAGTCCGCCGTTCTCCGCCGTCTCGAAATTGGCGATGACTTCAGTAGCTTCAGCGCTAAGGAGCTAGATCGCGAGAATGCATCCTCTTTTCTTCAGAACTACGTCTCGATTGCCGCTGATGAACTCAAAG ATGATCCGATGGTCTTGTCAATTTTGGATGGAAAGGCGCTTCGAATAATTTTGGaggatgaagatgattttgcgATGTTGGCTGAGAATCTTTTCACAGATTTAGACATAGAAGATAGAGGAAAGATTAGGAAGAGTGAGATACAGAATGCTCTTCTTCATATGGGCATTGAAATGGGAGTTCCTCCCTTTGcag AGTTTCCTCGACTAAGTGACATTCTGAAGAAGCATGGAGCTGAAGGTGAAGAAGAATTGGGGCAAGCACAATTTGCACAGCTATTGCAGCCTGTGCTCCAAGAACTTGCAGATGCTCTTACTGAAAACCATGTTGTTGTCGTACAAAATGTGAAGATCATTAACGGATCTCAGCTGCGCAAG GTTCTGGCTAATGAAAAGCTCTTGAATGATGTTGTGGACAAAATCATACAGGAAAAGAATGGCCAAGCGGATGCCAAAACAACCAAAGAGTTGATAAGGTCTTTTCTTCAGAAGAATGGAAAGGATTTGGGATTGCCACCTCTTAGAGCTGATGAGATGGTAGTTCTCCTTTATGATGCAGTTTTTGCTGATGTCGAGGAAACAAAAAATACTCCAGGATCAGAAGAAAACTTCATGGTTGTCTTGAAGGAGATTCTTGTGAGATTCGCAGAGCAGCTTGAAGCCAATCCAGTATTTCATGATCTAGGCATCTGA